The following are encoded in a window of Megachile rotundata isolate GNS110a chromosome 2, iyMegRotu1, whole genome shotgun sequence genomic DNA:
- the LOC105663651 gene encoding uncharacterized protein LOC105663651 — MKSGSLKSSLLKLMILVPLTLDNIVQSAVNGENHHRSGRKMNLTHAVKMSQKFVCKEPQSRAYNLRDLMRDVQQNSGESPVKPVYVVLKRCDGHSGCCTSPDMSCSPEPSAIYYDEIEIEVSSLVHRKTIPRWIRVEQHGRCFCDVTTINDRYQQELQWPNVTLV; from the coding sequence ATGAAAAGTGGATCGTTAAAGTCGTCCTTGTTAAAGTTGATGATACTTGTCCCGCTGACTCTGGACAACATAGTCCAATCAGCGGTGAACGGTGAAAATCATCATCGAAGTGGCAGAAAAATGAACTTGACCCATGCGGTGAAAATGTCACAAAAGTTTGTCTGCAAAGAACCACAATCTCGAGCATACAACTTGAGGGACCTGATGCGGGATGTTCAGCAAAATTCTGGAGAGAGCCCAGTAAAACCTGTCTACGTTGTTTTGAAACGTTGCGACGGACACTCGGGATGCTGTACGAGTCCTGACATGAGCTGTTCACCGGAACCATCGGCAATCTATTACGACGAGATCGAAATCGAGGTGTCAAGTTTGGTACACAGAAAGACTATTCCACGATGGATCAGGGTGGAACAACACGGTAGATGCTTCTGCGATGTCACCACGATCAATGATCGATATCAACAAGAACTGCAGTGGCCTAACGTAACTCTTGTTTGA